The genomic window CTGAATTAGCGTTATCCTTTCTTCCTTACTCTCTAGCCGATTACCCACTTTCTAAAAACCAATTGGGAAAGATTTTACGAAGGATAGATTCGGCTGAGATGTCCAAAGACAGACCCTATACGCTTGACTTTGAAGAGATTTTCGACCGTTATGCCAACAAAGTATATTGGCTCGCCCTAACTTTGTTTGGAGAGAGAGCCGCCGCCGAAGAGATTGTGGAAAAGGTATTCACCAGAATCCGGGAGAGGGTTAGAAGATTTGAGGATGAAACAAAGCTCATCCAGGAGATTTATCGCCTGGCTGTAAATGCGGCTATCTCCAGACTTCGAAGACAGGATAAGAAAAGGATCGATGTTAACAACGTCTTGCCCCGATTTCAGGAGGACGGGCATCATCTAAGGGCGATAGTGGATTGGTC from Thermodesulfobacteriota bacterium includes these protein-coding regions:
- a CDS encoding sigma factor, producing the protein MEHKDDFEELVTLHALGALKGEELKKVEEHLRNGCKACMDILEETELALSFLPYSLADYPLSKNQLGKILRRIDSAEMSKDRPYTLDFEEIFDRYANKVYWLALTLFGERAAAEEIVEKVFTRIRERVRRFEDETKLIQEIYRLAVNAAISRLRRQDKKRIDVNNVLPRFQEDGHHLRAIVDWSQEADGSQLEREFSNAFDYLPLIDRVVLVLGDVEGMSNRVV